Proteins co-encoded in one Helicobacter canis genomic window:
- a CDS encoding ATP-binding protein, whose protein sequence is MIKKLIEPLRKIISSDNIDTFNEAFNSAMQKSEGILHLQEPKIYAMSEESNIASKYNNHYIATKDGNLCAGFAIGGISYSAASINRELELVQSRNRFWSKLDSHIEINIFCKKERLNLSFDSSSNNPYAQEIIKKWESGVVTYKINYYLIISTKSKKLTGYFESKKSKLTSEQIADNLSPENNTTRFEFKAKKLDEICQELKSALGEFNPTQLDSDDIINFYATYSNMQETALRYGYSNITDSYITSDVEFKKDYIIFACNDGQEVLGRFISVKAYETENISSILPTTILRENSDYYLIFHCEALDRKSSIEKVKNTKLYAVGLIQNALEELLQEIKSDREKLLKFSLSILVLSHNGATESEKLQELNTKTNALIAILKAQNLSVAKESFNLKPLYFSFFPSRGNLNARIRTQTSSVVSTLCTFENDILGFKSNRWGDRPVSILRHLSGSPYFFNFHDSEHKSAAGHTLVIGGTGYGKTTLMQFLMLNLFKYDIHIFAMDKLRGMHNFTNYIGGEYHDLELDGFKLNPFSLTDTAENNNFLKSWLCEMGEISKNEHELRNIVGDTLRQIRETQQAEFEHIFTLQDFYDSLQFPNSQDDIKIRFKDYLGGLFDNTQDALNFDKQLAILNMDSILKDKKNAALCALYLFHKIKNISKNSNKGFFIWIDELRDYLNDENMCNAIIESIMEIRKINGVITMGVQNLDFFSNVANADAFIENMANFIIFPTTDERTLQKLEAQLSLTGSEVEFLKSSSKSARQILLKRKEQSAILDVNFARLGEHLKIFSSEAEDVNALLECKKYHPQEWRTMYLKNQKSLLATTPHYLKEK, encoded by the coding sequence ATGATTAAAAAGCTAATAGAACCACTGCGTAAAATTATCTCAAGCGATAATATTGATACTTTTAATGAAGCATTTAATAGTGCTATGCAAAAGAGCGAGGGGATTTTGCATTTGCAAGAGCCTAAAATCTATGCAATGAGTGAAGAATCTAATATTGCCTCAAAATATAACAATCACTATATCGCCACAAAAGATGGCAATCTTTGTGCTGGATTTGCAATCGGTGGTATCAGTTATAGTGCTGCAAGTATCAATAGAGAGCTAGAGCTGGTGCAAAGTAGGAATCGCTTTTGGAGCAAACTAGATTCTCATATAGAAATTAACATCTTTTGTAAAAAAGAGCGACTCAATCTTAGCTTTGATTCTAGCTCTAATAATCCATACGCACAAGAGATTATTAAAAAATGGGAGAGTGGTGTTGTAACTTATAAAATCAATTATTATCTCATCATCTCTACAAAATCTAAAAAACTCACAGGCTATTTTGAATCAAAGAAATCAAAACTTACAAGCGAACAAATCGCGGATAATCTAAGCCCAGAGAATAATACAACACGATTTGAATTTAAAGCCAAAAAGCTTGATGAAATATGCCAAGAATTAAAAAGTGCATTAGGAGAGTTTAATCCCACACAACTTGATTCTGATGATATTATTAACTTCTATGCTACTTATTCTAATATGCAAGAGACAGCACTGCGATATGGATATAGCAATATCACAGATTCTTATATCACTTCAGATGTGGAGTTTAAGAAAGATTATATTATTTTTGCTTGCAATGATGGACAAGAAGTGCTAGGGCGTTTTATTAGTGTTAAAGCCTATGAGACAGAAAATATATCAAGTATTTTACCGACAACTATTTTACGAGAAAATAGCGATTATTATTTGATTTTTCATTGTGAAGCACTGGATAGAAAATCATCAATAGAAAAAGTTAAAAATACCAAGCTCTACGCGGTGGGCTTAATCCAAAATGCCCTAGAAGAACTCTTGCAAGAAATTAAATCTGATAGAGAAAAACTTTTAAAATTTTCTCTTAGTATTCTTGTGCTTTCTCATAATGGTGCAACTGAAAGTGAAAAGCTCCAAGAGCTGAACACAAAAACAAATGCGCTTATTGCCATTTTAAAAGCACAAAATCTAAGTGTGGCAAAAGAAAGCTTTAATCTCAAACCTTTGTATTTTAGCTTTTTTCCAAGTAGGGGCAACCTTAATGCCAGAATCCGCACACAAACAAGCTCGGTAGTTAGCACGCTTTGCACATTTGAAAATGATATTCTAGGCTTTAAGAGTAATCGCTGGGGTGATAGACCTGTGAGTATTTTGCGGCATTTAAGTGGTAGCCCTTACTTTTTTAATTTCCACGACAGCGAGCATAAAAGTGCGGCAGGGCATACGCTAGTTATTGGTGGCACAGGCTATGGGAAAACCACGCTTATGCAGTTTCTTATGCTCAATCTTTTTAAATATGATATTCATATCTTTGCTATGGATAAGCTGCGCGGTATGCACAATTTTACTAATTACATAGGAGGAGAATACCACGACCTAGAGCTTGATGGCTTTAAATTAAATCCTTTTTCACTAACAGATACTGCAGAAAATAATAACTTTTTAAAATCGTGGCTATGTGAAATGGGCGAGATAAGCAAGAATGAACACGAGCTACGAAATATTGTAGGCGATACATTAAGGCAAATACGAGAAACACAACAAGCCGAGTTTGAGCATATTTTTACCCTGCAAGATTTCTATGATAGCCTGCAGTTTCCAAACTCCCAAGATGATATAAAAATCCGCTTCAAAGACTATCTAGGTGGCTTGTTTGACAATACACAAGACGCGCTTAATTTTGATAAACAGCTCGCCATTCTTAATATGGATTCTATTTTGAAAGATAAGAAAAATGCCGCGCTTTGTGCGCTCTATCTCTTTCATAAAATTAAAAATATCTCTAAAAATAGCAATAAGGGCTTTTTTATATGGATTGATGAGCTACGCGACTATCTTAATGATGAAAATATGTGTAATGCCATTATTGAATCTATTATGGAGATACGCAAAATCAATGGTGTTATCACAATGGGCGTGCAGAATCTTGACTTTTTTAGCAATGTGGCTAATGCAGATGCCTTTATAGAGAATATGGCAAATTTTATCATTTTCCCCACCACAGATGAGCGCACACTTCAAAAGCTAGAAGCCCAGCTCTCCCTTACAGGCAGCGAAGTAGAGTTTCTCAAAAGCTCTAGTAAAAGTGCTAGACAGATTCTTTTAAAGCGCAAAGAACAATCCGCCATACTTGATGTGAATTTTGCGCGACTTGGCGAGCATTTAAAAATATTTAGCTCTGAAGCTGAAGATGTTAATGCGTTACTTGAATGCAAGAAATACCACCCGCAAGAGTGGCGCACAATGTATCTCAAAAACCAAAAATCACTTCTTGCAACAACCCCACACTATCTAAAGGAGAAATGA
- a CDS encoding VirB8/TrbF family protein: MTFSDNELKRDANVLFKLERHIKQYMFFWIILESIIIALLVLAIIIMLPLKQNVPYLVFFSNAESNFVRVEQANLNIRAEEALLKSILASYVQKRETINHIDDEHRFEDVREQSSRKVWDTFRRIVTQDDSMYSNKELTREVHIVNLSVLSKEVANVDFITIVQDAKNKSLKRYRATLKYDFVEQSINFTSVPRNPTGFVVQEYALTEISIKDQTGEDK; this comes from the coding sequence ATGACTTTTAGCGACAATGAGCTAAAAAGAGATGCGAATGTTCTTTTTAAGCTAGAGCGGCATATCAAGCAGTATATGTTCTTTTGGATTATTTTAGAATCCATTATTATCGCTCTGCTTGTGTTAGCCATTATCATTATGCTCCCCCTTAAACAAAATGTCCCATATCTTGTGTTTTTTTCCAATGCAGAAAGCAACTTTGTGCGCGTGGAGCAGGCAAATCTTAATATCCGCGCAGAAGAAGCCCTGCTTAAGTCTATTCTAGCCAGCTATGTGCAAAAACGCGAAACAATCAACCATATTGATGATGAACACCGCTTTGAAGATGTGAGAGAGCAAAGCTCGCGTAAGGTATGGGATACCTTTAGAAGAATTGTAACCCAAGATGATTCTATGTATTCCAATAAAGAACTTACAAGAGAAGTGCATATTGTCAATCTTAGTGTGCTTTCCAAAGAAGTGGCAAATGTGGATTTTATCACTATCGTGCAAGATGCGAAAAACAAATCCTTAAAACGCTACCGAGCCACACTCAAATACGACTTTGTAGAACAAAGTATCAATTTTACTTCTGTGCCAAGAAACCCCACAGGCTTTGTGGTGCAAGAATACGCATTGACTGAAATTTCCATTAAAGACCAAACAGGAGAAGACAAATGA
- a CDS encoding TrbG/VirB9 family P-type conjugative transfer protein yields the protein MKYAHIILLFPFLLPASLWADSVLNDTDRAEVARRMQAGQEQMLDTINKIQDMQEEREARKNAPLTDSTSRDFSSSSAPLSQEQKPQEPPTEQEILLKKQAVRSQNLKAIQNQFFAKNYKGTENTITIDYVENTTYKIRTRIAMTSTMIFPQKIRNFILGDNVGFEVLEVPNSQNTLAIRPKLIGVDTSLAVFTEDGKLYSFYIFSTDFTSWKNPHLVVFVKDKRTIIEKNKDPFFDEYFYVEEGINKLRVKKKEVYKRYKVKAKRQNTWLVPEEIFSDNNYTFFKYDKNRYPQIPSIYVVVDRQDSPIETRVIGDFVIAETVADKFTIKIGEAYVCVEREKVQKGEK from the coding sequence ATGAAATATGCTCATATCATCTTACTTTTTCCCTTTTTGCTGCCAGCTTCTTTGTGGGCAGATTCTGTGTTAAATGACACTGATAGGGCAGAAGTGGCACGCAGAATGCAGGCAGGGCAGGAGCAAATGCTTGATACAATCAATAAAATCCAAGATATGCAAGAAGAGCGAGAAGCACGCAAAAATGCCCCACTCACAGATTCTACAAGCAGGGACTTTAGCTCTAGCTCTGCACCTTTATCACAAGAGCAAAAGCCACAAGAGCCACCAACCGAACAAGAAATCTTACTAAAAAAGCAGGCTGTGCGAAGCCAGAATCTCAAAGCCATACAAAACCAATTCTTTGCCAAAAACTACAAAGGCACAGAAAACACCATAACCATAGACTATGTGGAAAATACCACCTACAAAATCCGCACAAGAATCGCGATGACTAGCACAATGATTTTTCCCCAAAAAATTAGAAACTTTATCTTAGGCGATAATGTGGGGTTTGAAGTGCTAGAAGTGCCTAATTCTCAAAACACCCTAGCCATACGCCCCAAGCTCATTGGCGTGGATACCAGCCTTGCTGTCTTTACAGAAGATGGCAAGCTTTATTCTTTTTATATCTTTTCAACAGATTTTACATCGTGGAAAAATCCGCATTTAGTGGTATTTGTCAAAGATAAGCGCACCATTATTGAAAAAAACAAAGACCCATTCTTTGATGAGTATTTTTATGTAGAAGAGGGTATCAATAAGTTGCGTGTGAAGAAAAAAGAGGTTTATAAACGCTACAAAGTTAAAGCCAAGCGACAAAACACTTGGCTTGTGCCTGAAGAAATCTTTAGTGATAACAATTACACATTTTTTAAATACGATAAGAATCGCTACCCACAAATCCCTAGTATTTATGTCGTGGTAGATAGGCAGGATTCTCCCATAGAAACGCGCGTTATAGGGGATTTTGTGATTGCTGAAACGGTCGCTGATAAATTCACTATCAAAATCGGTGAAGCCTATGTCTGCGTAGAACGGGAGAAAGTGCAAAAAGGCGAGAAATGA
- a CDS encoding DNA type IV secretion system protein ComB10, producing the protein MSYLKVGLFTLVGACIVYAGVKENLEYLFESKFPISDYVWQSQKGANASNLSKSDVFTTTDDKPKLKMLTDEFGNPILDEFGNPIYIDEYGNMYSKNGKPLGKKVLLDKNGNPILDKNGKPIIYDKNGKIMGSEDSLLLDSFGNPVLDKDGNPIFVDKNGNLKDKNGKTILDSNGKPINVNDTQALNDFLNQSTQNSLDEQLKRQQELLAKEAQRQKELQEQMRKRLEEEERKRAEEERARKVLEEQRKNDPAYQALLDKQEAQRAREMALAQEKELYKSAVLGERVGGNSQIFAQQSSRYGDSGFSNQKSIDIATNEHRLYRMIRAGRLIPAVLMTPIVSNIEGIITAQVEQDIYAAQGRAVLIPRGTKVMGFYKNDNKIGQSRLSIVWREMITPQGVNILLTNAMSADSRGINGVEGYLDNKFKERYGLGLFLNTLSNGLMISISNLTQKSGTMTSPYTAQLFSTAQGDINNIFKQLISEQAKIKPTIEIRAGSRIYITPTTHMWFPVPKNGEIMAQYFNDEYQ; encoded by the coding sequence ATGAGCTATCTTAAAGTGGGGCTATTCACACTTGTTGGAGCTTGTATTGTCTATGCAGGTGTAAAAGAAAACCTTGAGTATCTCTTTGAAAGCAAGTTTCCTATAAGCGATTATGTGTGGCAGTCCCAAAAGGGTGCAAATGCTAGCAATCTCTCAAAAAGTGATGTTTTTACAACAACTGATGATAAGCCAAAACTGAAAATGCTAACCGATGAGTTTGGCAACCCCATACTTGATGAATTTGGTAATCCTATTTATATTGATGAGTATGGCAATATGTATTCTAAAAATGGCAAACCTTTAGGCAAAAAGGTGCTGCTAGATAAAAATGGAAATCCAATCTTAGATAAAAACGGCAAACCCATAATCTATGATAAAAATGGAAAGATTATGGGCAGTGAAGATTCTTTACTGCTTGATAGTTTTGGGAATCCTGTGCTTGATAAGGATGGGAATCCCATATTTGTGGATAAAAATGGGAATCTCAAAGATAAAAATGGAAAAACCATTTTAGATTCTAATGGAAAGCCTATCAATGTCAATGATACACAAGCCTTGAATGATTTTTTAAATCAAAGCACACAAAACTCACTTGATGAGCAGCTTAAAAGACAGCAGGAACTCCTAGCCAAAGAAGCGCAAAGACAAAAAGAACTCCAAGAACAAATGCGCAAACGCCTTGAAGAAGAAGAGAGAAAACGCGCAGAAGAAGAGAGAGCTAGAAAAGTCCTAGAAGAGCAGCGCAAAAATGACCCAGCCTATCAAGCCCTACTTGATAAGCAAGAAGCACAAAGAGCGAGAGAGATGGCACTCGCACAAGAAAAGGAGCTTTATAAAAGTGCGGTGCTAGGAGAGCGTGTAGGCGGAAACTCTCAAATCTTTGCACAACAAAGCTCTCGCTATGGGGATAGCGGATTTTCTAATCAAAAAAGCATAGACATCGCCACAAACGAACATCGCCTTTACAGAATGATACGCGCAGGGCGGCTAATCCCAGCAGTGCTAATGACTCCTATTGTAAGCAATATTGAAGGAATTATCACAGCACAAGTGGAGCAGGATATTTATGCAGCTCAAGGTAGAGCCGTGCTTATCCCGCGTGGGACTAAAGTAATGGGCTTTTATAAAAATGATAACAAAATCGGTCAATCGCGCCTCAGTATTGTTTGGCGTGAGATGATAACACCACAGGGCGTTAATATCTTGCTAACTAATGCGATGAGTGCGGATTCTCGTGGGATAAATGGGGTTGAGGGCTATTTGGATAATAAATTTAAAGAGCGTTATGGGTTAGGACTTTTTCTTAACACTCTAAGCAATGGGCTAATGATTAGCATCTCTAATCTCACGCAAAAAAGCGGCACGATGACAAGCCCCTATACTGCGCAACTCTTCTCCACTGCGCAAGGAGATATTAACAATATCTTTAAACAGCTCATCTCTGAACAGGCAAAGATTAAGCCAACCATTGAAATACGCGCGGGCAGCAGAATCTACATCACACCCACCACGCATATGTGGTTTCCTGTGCCTAAAAATGGCGAGATTATGGCGCAGTATTTTAATGATGAATACCAATAA
- a CDS encoding ATPase, T2SS/T4P/T4SS family yields MEHITPILAQKLKVLDKYLRLNANELIINNAGELYIDYGQRWEYVQDSMLSASFLESFLIQLATKRGQRFNEKHPSLSCELPPPYDRYRLQAQHKSVLFHSNVCICIRIPSKQRFRLEQFVLSDRVKEQWDYAAIKSLIPQKKNVLISGGTGTGKTSFLNALMSEIPEDERIVSIEDSQELLIHNRNKTQLAIPKEANEIYSYTQAINNAMRLRPDRLLLGEIDIRNTLAFLRLNNTGHEGNLSTLHANNSEDAINALITNAMFGGMSDRAALRAYIRTAIDYIVQIKREKNERIISEILVVKDHIPKEI; encoded by the coding sequence ATGGAGCACATCACGCCAATCCTCGCTCAAAAGCTTAAGGTGCTTGATAAATATTTGCGCTTGAATGCCAATGAGCTTATCATCAATAATGCAGGCGAGCTATATATAGACTATGGGCAAAGGTGGGAATATGTGCAAGATTCTATGCTAAGTGCAAGCTTTTTAGAATCTTTTCTTATCCAGCTAGCCACCAAAAGAGGGCAACGCTTTAATGAAAAACACCCTAGCCTATCGTGCGAGCTGCCACCACCTTATGATAGATATAGATTGCAAGCCCAGCATAAAAGTGTGCTGTTTCACTCTAATGTCTGTATCTGCATACGAATCCCAAGCAAACAACGCTTTAGGCTAGAACAATTTGTCCTAAGTGATAGGGTCAAAGAGCAGTGGGATTATGCCGCTATTAAATCTCTAATCCCGCAGAAGAAAAATGTGCTTATTAGCGGTGGCACAGGCACAGGAAAAACAAGCTTTCTTAATGCCCTAATGAGTGAGATTCCAGAAGATGAGCGCATTGTGAGTATTGAAGACTCACAAGAGCTGCTTATCCATAATCGCAATAAAACCCAGCTTGCTATTCCAAAAGAAGCCAACGAGATTTATAGCTACACACAAGCTATCAATAATGCTATGCGCCTACGCCCCGATAGACTGCTGCTTGGCGAGATAGATATACGCAATACTTTGGCATTTTTGCGCCTTAACAACACAGGACACGAGGGCAATCTCTCCACCTTGCACGCCAATAACAGCGAAGATGCTATCAATGCCTTAATTACCAATGCAATGTTTGGAGGAATGAGCGATAGAGCAGCACTTAGAGCTTATATTCGCACTGCAATTGATTATATCGTGCAGATTAAGCGCGAAAAAAATGAACGCATTATTAGCGAGATTCTCGTTGTTAAAGACCACATACCAAAGGAGATATAA